The following proteins are encoded in a genomic region of Phoenix dactylifera cultivar Barhee BC4 unplaced genomic scaffold, palm_55x_up_171113_PBpolish2nd_filt_p 000383F, whole genome shotgun sequence:
- the LOC103697758 gene encoding calcium/calmodulin-dependent serine/threonine-protein kinase 1-like, with product MGLCHGKPIQNPDNQEEIPAVPKIEEPPPPNPGTPKQPKFSFYVPSPLRSSYKSSPANSSVNSTPLRIFKRPFPPPSPAKHIKALLARRHGSVKPNEASIPEGSEVELGLDKSFGFSKQFFAKYELGEEVGRGHFGYTCSAKAKKGELKGEEVAVKVIPKAKMTTAIAIEDVRREVRILSSLTGHKNLVQFYDAYEDEDNVYIVMELCKGGELLDRILSRGGKYSEEDAKVVMVQILNVVSFCHLQGVVHRDLKPENFLFTSKDEKSTLKVIDFGLSDFVKPDERLNDIVGSAYYVAPEVLHRSYGTEADMWSIGVIAYILLCGSRPFWARTESGIFRAVLKAEPSFEEAPWPSLSAEAKDFVKRLLNKDYRKRMTASQALSHPWIRDSQEIKISLDIIIYKLVRAYICSSSLRKSSLRALAKTLTVTQLAYLQEQFALLGPNKNGYISLQNLKMSLSKNSTDAMKDSRVLDFVNMVSSLQYRKLDFEEFAAAAISVYQMEGLDSWEQHARSAYELFEKDGNRPIMIEELASELGLSPSVPVHVVLQDWVRHSDGKLSFLGFLKLLHGVSSCSIPKA from the exons ATGGGTCTCTGCCATGGAAAACCGATCCAAAACCCTGACAACCAAGAAGAAATCCCTGCAGTACCCAAAATTGAGGAGCCCCCGCCGCCGAATCCCGGGACCCCGAAGCAGCCCAAGTTCTCCTTCTACGTCCCGAGCCCTCTGCGGAGCTCTTACAAGAGCTCCCCGGCCAATTCCAGCGTCAACTCGACGCCTCTCCGGATCTTCAAGCGGCCGTTCCCTcctccgtcgccggcgaagCACATCAAGGCTTTGCTCGCCCGACGGCATGGATCCGTGAAGCCGAACGAGGCCTCCATCCCGGAGGGCAGCGAGGTTGAACTGGGGCTGGACAAGAGCTTCGGCTTCTCGAAGCAGTTCTTCGCAAAGTATGAGCTTGGAGAAGAGGTTGGGCGCGGGCATTTTGGGTATACTTGCTCTGCCAAGGCGAAGAAGGGAGAACTGAAGGGTGAGGAGGTGGCTGTCAAGGTTATTCCGAAAGCTAAG ATGACAACAGCTATTGCTATTGAAGATGTGAGAAGAGAAGTGAGAATATTGAGTTCTCTCACAGGGCACAAGAATCTGGTGCAGTTCTATGATGCTTACGAGGATGAGGACAATGTGTATATAGTAATGGA GTTATGCAAAGGTGGTGAATTGTTAGACAGGATACTTTCGAG GGGTGGGAAATATTCAGAAGAGGATGCCAAGGTTGTCATGGTTCAGATATTGAATGTTGTGTCATTTTGTCATCTTCAAGGTGTTGTTCACCGAGATCTCAAGCCAGAG aattttctttttacttcAAAGGATGAGAAGTCGACCTTGAAGGTCATAGATTTTGGTTTGTCAGATTTTGTGAAGCCAG ATGAAAGGCTGAACGATATCGTAGGAAGTGCGTATTATGTTGCTCCTGAAGTTCTTCACAGATCTTATGGAACTGAGGCAGACATGTGGAGTATTGGTGTCATTGCATATATTTTACTCTGTGGAAGCCGCCCTTTCTGGGCAAGGACAGAGTCAGGTATATTTCGTGCTGTTTTGAAGGCAGAGCCAAGCTTTGAGGAAGCTCCATGGCCTTCTCTGTCTGCTGAGGCTAAAGATTTCGTGAAGAGGTTGCTGAATAAGGACTATCGTAAGAGAATGACTGCTTCGCAGGCTCTTA GTCATCCTTGGATCCGAGATTCTCAAGAGATTAagatttctttggatattataatttataagcTTGTAAGAGCTTATAtatgttcttcttctttaagAAAATCATCTTTGAGG gcccttgcaaagactttgaCAGTAACTCAGCTTGCTTATCTGCAAGAACAATTTGCATTGTTGGGACCGAACAAGAATGGCTATATATCCTTACAAAACTTAAAGATG TCATTGTCGAAAAACTCAACTGATGCAATGAAGGACTCAAGAGTTCTTGATTTTGTTAACATG GTGAGTTCTCTTCAGTACAGAAAGTTAGATTTTGAGGAATTTGCTGCTGCAGCCATAAGTGTGTATCAGATGGAAGGACTTGATAGTTGGGAGCAACATGCCCGTAGTGCATATGAACTctttgaaaaggatgggaacAGGCCTATCATGATTGAGGAACTTGCATCG GAACTCGGGCTTAGTCCTTCAGTCCCCGTCCATGTTGTTCTGCAAGACTGGGTGAGACATTCCGATGGAAAACTAAGTTTCTTAGGATTCCTTAAACTTCTACATGGGGTTTCTTCTTGTTCCATTCCAAAAGCCTAG